Genomic segment of Amphibacillus xylanus NBRC 15112:
AGAAGAATCTTATTCAATTGAGTATATTTTAGATGAGACAAAATTAAATGAAGATGGAAAATTGGTTGCACCAATTGAAAAAGGTGAGAAAATTGGTGTAGCTAAATTAAACTATAACGGAAATGCTGATTATGGCAATATCTTATCAGATCATGATGGACAGACAGTTGATTTGATTACGTCAGATAGCATTGAAAAAAATAATTGGTTTATGTTAATGATTGGAGCAATTGGCGATTTCTTTGGTGAGCTATTCTCATCAGTTGCTGAATCAGTATCTAATTGGTTTTAATTAATAGAGGTTCAAGAGTAGCAATTATACTTTACTCTTGGACCTTTTTATTAAAACAAATTTATTAACTTGCGTTCATACAGAAGGTAATATAAAATATTAGCTAACTAAAAATTTGAAATTTCAATTAATTTAAATAATTTAGTAGTTAGTAAATAATTTAGGGGGAAAATAAACATGGCAGGAAAAGTTGATTTTAGAAATGGTGGCGTCATCATGGACGTTGTTAATGCAGAGCAAGCAAAAATCGCAGAACAAGCAGGAGCGGTAGCTGTTATGGCATTAGAAAGGGTACCTTCAGATATTCGTGCTGCAGGTGGTGTTGCCCGAATGGCTGATCCAACAATTATCGAGGAGGTTGTCAATGCTGTCTCGATCCCTGTAATGGCTAAAGCTCGAATTGGTCATATTGTTGAAGCACGTGTATTAGAAGCACTAGGCGTTGATTACATCGATGAGAGTGAAGTATTGACTCCTGCTGATGACGTATTTCATTTAAATAAGCGAGATTTTTCAGTACCGTTTGTTACTGGATGTCGAAATCTGGGAGAGGCAGCTCGTCGAATTGGTGAAGGTAGCTCAATGCTACGAACGAAAGGTGAACCAGGTACAGGTAATATTGTCGAAGCGGTTCGTCACTTAAGACAGGTTAATGCAGAGGTAAACAAATTAATTCATATGTCAATTGATGAAGTGATGGTATACGCAAGAGATCTCGGAGCTCCTTATGAAGTGTTACTAAAAATTAGAGAAGAAGGACGCTTACCAGTTGCGAATTTTGCGGCAGGTGGTGTGGCTACTCCAGCTGATGCGGCACTAATGATGGAATTAGGTGCAGATGGTGTGTTTGTAGGATCAGGAATATTTAAATCGGAAAACCCTGAAAAATTTGCTAAGGCAATTGTTCAAGCCACTGAAAATTATCAAGATTATCAGTTAATTGCAAATGTCTCTAAAGGATTAGGTGAAGCTATGAAGGGACTTGAAATGAGCACATTAACTGTCGACCAAAGAATGCAAGATCGTAGTGAATAATTTTTATTACAGACTTGCATCTAGCACTACTTTTAGTTATGATAAATTAAAATTGTTTAATATATATAATGCGTTGAGAGGAAGTAGTAATTATTTTTTCAACTTTAGCGAGCTGATGGATGGTGAAAATCAGTGTGGAAAAATAGTGAATCCGTCCTTTGAGTGATATGTGGTAAAAAACATGTCCGGTTTAATCACCGTTATCTGAAATCAAGCTGGGGGATTTTTTTATCTCCAATCAGGGTGGTATCGCGGGAGTAGCTCTCGTCCCTATATTTATTTAGGGACGAGAGTTTTTTGTCTATTTATTTAATAAAACAACATCAATATTAAAGGAGGAAATCTGATGTTAGATATTAAGTTATTACGTCAAAATTTTCAAGAAGTGAAACAAAAACTACAGGCTCGTGGAGAGGATTTATCTGATTTAGAGCAATTTGAAGCGGTTGATCAAAGACGAAGAGAATTAATTGCAAAATCAGAAGTACTAAAGGCAAAACGAAATGATGTGTCAAAGGAAATTGCTCAATTAAAGAGAGAAAAACAAGATGCTGAAGCGATGATTCTAGAAATGCGTACTGTCGGTGATGAAATCAAGACAATCGACGACGAATTAAAGGATTTAGATGAAAAGCTAAATAAAATCATGTATTCAATCCCTAATATCCCACATGAATCAACACCAATTGGAGAAACGGAAGATGATAACGTTGTGACAAGAACCTGGGGAGACGTTGTTAAACCAAATTTTGAGCAAAAACCACATTGGGAGCTAGCAACAGATTTAGACATTTTAGATTTTGAACGAGCTGCAAAAACAACTGGAAGTCGATTTGTATTTTATAAAGGCTTAGGTGCTCGATTAGAGCGTGCATTGTTAAACTTTATGATGGATCTTCATTCAGATGAACATGGATATCAAGAAATGCTTCCACCTTATCTGGTAAACCGTACAAGCATGATTGGTACAGGACAACTACCTAAATTTGAAGAAGATGCATTTAAAATCGAAGATTGGGAGTATTTCTTAGTGCCGACTGCAGAAGTACCGGTAACAAATTATTTACGTGAGGAAATTTTATCTGTAGATGATTTACCACAAAAATTTGTAGCCTATAGTGCATCATTCCGTTCTGAAGCAGGTTCAGCTGGTCGTGATACGAGAGGTTTAATCCGTCAACACCAATTTAATAAAGTTGAACTCGTTCAATTTGTTAAACCCGAGGATTCATATAAAGCACTAGAAGAATTAACAGGGCACGCTGAGAAAGTTTTACAATTACTAGAATTACCTTATCGCGTGATGAGTATGTGTACAGCAGACTTAGGCTTTACAGCAGCGAAGAAATACGATATTGAAGTATGGATGCCAAGTAATGATACGTATAGGGAGATTTCATCATGTTCAAACTTTGAAGCTTTCCAAGCAAGAAGAGCAAATATTCGTTTTCGCCGTGAAGACAATGGTAAACCAGAATTTGTCCACACATTAAATGGTTCTGGATTAGCGATTGGTCGAACAGTAGCTGCAATTTTAGAAAATTATCAAAACGCTGATGGATCAGTGACCATTCCAAAAGTGTTACAACCGTATATGGGTGGGAAAGAAGTCATTAAGTAATTTATACTTAATTGTGCTAATATTGGATGTGAATGTAGTATTA
This window contains:
- the pdxS gene encoding pyridoxal 5'-phosphate synthase lyase subunit PdxS; the protein is MAGKVDFRNGGVIMDVVNAEQAKIAEQAGAVAVMALERVPSDIRAAGGVARMADPTIIEEVVNAVSIPVMAKARIGHIVEARVLEALGVDYIDESEVLTPADDVFHLNKRDFSVPFVTGCRNLGEAARRIGEGSSMLRTKGEPGTGNIVEAVRHLRQVNAEVNKLIHMSIDEVMVYARDLGAPYEVLLKIREEGRLPVANFAAGGVATPADAALMMELGADGVFVGSGIFKSENPEKFAKAIVQATENYQDYQLIANVSKGLGEAMKGLEMSTLTVDQRMQDRSE
- the serS gene encoding serine--tRNA ligase; translated protein: MLDIKLLRQNFQEVKQKLQARGEDLSDLEQFEAVDQRRRELIAKSEVLKAKRNDVSKEIAQLKREKQDAEAMILEMRTVGDEIKTIDDELKDLDEKLNKIMYSIPNIPHESTPIGETEDDNVVTRTWGDVVKPNFEQKPHWELATDLDILDFERAAKTTGSRFVFYKGLGARLERALLNFMMDLHSDEHGYQEMLPPYLVNRTSMIGTGQLPKFEEDAFKIEDWEYFLVPTAEVPVTNYLREEILSVDDLPQKFVAYSASFRSEAGSAGRDTRGLIRQHQFNKVELVQFVKPEDSYKALEELTGHAEKVLQLLELPYRVMSMCTADLGFTAAKKYDIEVWMPSNDTYREISSCSNFEAFQARRANIRFRREDNGKPEFVHTLNGSGLAIGRTVAAILENYQNADGSVTIPKVLQPYMGGKEVIK